CAGTTGCTTGGCGTATTCGAACAGGATTTCGCCGGCGGGGGTGAGGCGGACGGACTTGCCGGCGCGGTCGAGAAGCTTCTCGCCATACTCGATTTCGAGCTGGCGGATTTGCGCGCTCACCGCCGATTGCGAACGGAATACCTTCTGCCCGGCGCGGGAGAAGTTGCCGAGCTTGGCGACCTCCATGAAAGTTACGAGTTGATCAAAGTCCATAAGTTGGCCTGCTTATTAAGGTGGTGCGGATTATAACTTTGAAGAATAGGGATTTCCCGCGATTTCCCCCGATTTTATTGAGATTTTTGCGAACGTCAGAAACAGGGTGGTCAGGAACCATTTTGGGCCCTTATTGCGTGCGCTGGCGAAGGAAGGTGTCGACAGCGGCGGCGGCGCGGCGGCCCTCGGAAATTGCCCAGACAACAAGGGATTGCCCACGTCGCATATCGCCGGCGGAAAAGACGCCGGAAACGGACGAGTGATAATCGGCGCCGGTAGCGACGTTGCCGCGGGCATCGAGCGCGACGCCGAGCTGTTCCAGCATGCCATTCCGCACCGGGCCGGTGAAGCCCATGGCGAGCAGGACGAGGTCGGCTTCCATGGTGAACTCGGTGCCGGCAATGGGCTCAAATTTTGGCGGCGGCCCAACCCGCGAGCCATGCAGCTGTTTCACGTTGCCATCCTCGTCGCCGGTAAAGGAGGTGGTGCTGATACTCCAGTCGCGGAGACCGCCTTCCTCATGCGCGCCCTCGACGCGCAATTGCATGGGCCACAGCGGCCAGGGGGTCTGGGGAGCGCGCTCGGTGGGGGGCATGGGCATCAGTTCGAACTGGTGAACCGAGGCGGGCTTCTGGCGGTGGACGGTGCCCAGGCAGTCGGCGCCGGTGTCGCCACCACCGATGATGACAACGCGTTTGCCGGTGGCGAGGATTTCGTCTCGCGAGGAGAGAACGTCGCCTTCGCAGCGACGGTTCTGTTGCGGCAGGAATTCCATGGCGAAATGAATGCCCTTGAGCTCGCGACCGGGGACGAGAAGGTCGCGAGGAGCTTCGGCGCCGCCGCAGAGCAACAGGGCATGAAAGTCGCGGCGCAAATCTTCGACGGGAACGTTGTGGCCGACGTGCGCGCGGGTGGTGAACTGCACGCCTTCGGCGGAAAGCTGCTCGAGGCGGCGATCCAGGAGACGTTTTTCGAGCTTGAAGTTGGGAATGCCGTAGCGCAGCAGGCCGCCGATGCGATCGGCTTTTTCAAAGACGGTGACGCCGTGTCCGGCGCGGCGGAGTTGCTGGGCGGCAGCGAGCCCAGCGGGTCCGGAGCCAATCACGGCGACGCGCTTGCCGGTGGGGAACTGCGGCGGCTGGGGCTTGATCCAGCCATCGCGGAAGCCGCGCTCGACGATGTTCTTCTCAATTTCCTTGATGGTGACCGGCGGCTGATTGATGCCGAGCACGCAGGCAGCTTCGCAAGGCGCGGGGCAGATGCGTCCGGTGAATTCCGGGAAATTGTTGGTGGCGTGCAGCTGGCGGACGGCCTCGCGCCAAAGGCCGCGATAGACAAGGTCGTTCCAGTCGGGGATCAGGTTATTGACCGGGCACCCGGTGTGGCAGAAGGGAACGCCGCAATCCATGCAGCGCGCCCCCTGCACGCCGAGCTTCTCCTCGGGAAAGTCGCGATAGATCTCAAACCAGTCGTTGATGCGTTCGATGACCGGGCGGCGCGAGGGCAGCTCGCGGGAGTACTCGATGAATCCGGTGGTCTTACCCATGTTGCACCTGCCCCACGGCCGCAGGCATGGCGACCTGCGCCGGAACGTAAGGACGCTCGGTGCGGGCGATGCCGAGCACGCGCTTGTACTCGTGCGGAAAGATTTTGATGAAGCGAGGCAGCAGCTCGGCGAAGTGGCGCAGAACGTCTTTGGCTTTCGGGCTGCCGGTGGCTTTTGCGTGCTTGAAGATCACGGCGCGCAGCAAGCCAGCGTCTTCGGGATCGAGCACGGGCTCGAGGTCAACGCCGGCGAGATTGCAGCGGCGGCTGGCGAAGTCGCCTTTCTCGTCGAGGACGTAAGCGATGCCACCATTCATGCCGGCGGCGAAATTGCGCCCGCACTTGCCGAGCACAACGACCAGGCCCTTGGTCATGTACTCACAACCGTGGTCGCCAATGCCTTCGACGACGGCGGTAGCGCCGGAATTGCGGACGGCGAAACGCTCGCCCGCCATGCCGTTGAAGAAAGCCTCGCCGCTGGTGGCGCCGTAGAGCACGACGTTGCCGACCAGGATATTTTCTTCGGCCACGAAGCGCGAGTCGCGCGGCGGATAAATCACGATGCGCCCGCCGGAGAGGCCTTTGCCGACGTAATCGTTGGCGTCGCCTTCGAGAGTCAGGGTGATGCCCTTGGCGAGAAACGCGCCGAAACTCTGGCCGGCGGAACCAGTAAAGCGGCAGTGGATGGTGTCGTCGGGCAAGCCTTCGGAGCCGTAGCGACGGGCGATTTCGCCGCTCAACATGGCGCCAACCGTGCGGTGCACGTTGCGGATGGGCAACGAAACCTGGACGGGCGAGCGATTCTCCAGGGCTGGGCGCGCGGATTCGATGAGCTGGTAATCGAGCGCCTGCTGCAGTCCGTGGTCCTGCTGTTGCAGGCAACGGCGAGCGACCCGGCCCGGAACTTCCGGGTTGTGAAGAATGGCGGAGTAATCGAGGCCGCGGGCCTTCCAGTGATCGATGGCGGGCTTCATCTCCAGCATGTCGACGCGGCCGATCATCTCGTCGACAGTGCGGAAGCCGAGCGACGCCATGACTTCGCGCACCTGCTCGGCGACGAAGAAGAAATACTGGATGACGTGCTCGGGCTGACCGGTAAATTGTTTGCGCAACCGCGGGTCCTGGGTAGCGATGCCAACGGAACAGGTGTTGAGGTGGCATTTGCGCATCATCACGCAGCCCATGGCAACCAGGGGCGCGGTGGCGAAGCCGAATTCTTCGGCGCCCAGCAGGGCGGCGATGGCGACGTCGCGTCCGGTCTGCAGCTTGCCGTCGGTTTGCACGCGGATACGTCCGCGGAGATCGTTCATCACCAGCACCTGCTGGGTTTCGGCGAGACCCAGCTCCCAGGGAATGCCGGCATGCTTCATGGAACTGAGCGGAGAGGCGCCGGTGCCGCCGCTGTCACCGCTGATGAGGACCACGTCGGCGTGCGCCTTGGAGACGCCGGCGGCGACGGTGCCGACGCCGACCTCGGCGACCAGCTTGACGGCGATGCGGGCGCGGGGATTGACATTCTTGAGGTCGTAGATCAGCTGCGCCAGATCTTCGATGGAATAGATGTCGTGATGGGGCGGCGGCGAAATGAGGCCGACGCCGGGGATGGCGCAACGCAAGCGCGCGACAACGTCGTCAACCTTGTGGCCCGGCAGTTGCCCGCCTTCGCCGGGCTTGGCGCCCTGCGCCATCTTGATCTGAAGCTCTTCGGCGTTGATGAGGTAGTTGGTGGTAACGCCGAAACGCGCCGACGCCACCTGCTTGATGGCGCTGCGGCGCCAATCGCCGCTCGGATCGCGCGGGAAGCGGGCTTCGTCTTCGCCACCTTCGCCGGTATTGGACTTGGCGCCAATGCGGTTCATGGCGATAGCAAGCGTCTCGTGCGCTTCCTTGCTGATGGAGCCGAATGACATGGCGCCGGTGGTGAAGCGCTTGA
This is a stretch of genomic DNA from Terriglobales bacterium. It encodes these proteins:
- a CDS encoding glutamate synthase subunit beta, with the translated sequence MGKTTGFIEYSRELPSRRPVIERINDWFEIYRDFPEEKLGVQGARCMDCGVPFCHTGCPVNNLIPDWNDLVYRGLWREAVRQLHATNNFPEFTGRICPAPCEAACVLGINQPPVTIKEIEKNIVERGFRDGWIKPQPPQFPTGKRVAVIGSGPAGLAAAQQLRRAGHGVTVFEKADRIGGLLRYGIPNFKLEKRLLDRRLEQLSAEGVQFTTRAHVGHNVPVEDLRRDFHALLLCGGAEAPRDLLVPGRELKGIHFAMEFLPQQNRRCEGDVLSSRDEILATGKRVVIIGGGDTGADCLGTVHRQKPASVHQFELMPMPPTERAPQTPWPLWPMQLRVEGAHEEGGLRDWSISTTSFTGDEDGNVKQLHGSRVGPPPKFEPIAGTEFTMEADLVLLAMGFTGPVRNGMLEQLGVALDARGNVATGADYHSSVSGVFSAGDMRRGQSLVVWAISEGRRAAAAVDTFLRQRTQ